CGCGGCGTCGCACTCGACCTCGCCGTCTCGGTTCAGCGAGGAACCCAAGCCGGCGTTAAAGGCCTCGGCATTGTCCTCCATGCTCGTAACCGCCTGGGTGACCGCCGCCAGGGCGCTCTCGCCCCTCTCGAGCGCCGCAAAGCCAAGGTCTCGCGCCGCCGTGAGGCCGCGCACATAAGCCTCCCGGTCCGCCTCTGCGATTCTGCCTGCCCCGCCGTGGAGCACGATAGATGCCATGGTTGCCCTTTCTGTCGCTGCGGACCGAGGCCCGCGAGACGGTTAGACTAGACTCGCTATAAGCTTAACGATAGAGTAACACTTGTGCGGCGCCTCCTCTTTTACCTGACCCTGTTGCTTGCCCAGGGAGTCTTGGCCGTGCTCATCGCCCCGCTGCCCGCGCCGGACCTTTTCCTGCTGGCGGTGATGACCCTGATGGGGCGTCTTCGCCCCTGGCAGCTCGTCCTCGTCGCCTACGGCGTGGGGCTGGTGCAGGACGTGATGGGCCACGGCGTCCTCGGCGTGCACGCGCTCGGGCTGGCGGGCGCCTTTCTGGCGGCGACCTTCGTGCGCGCGCAGATCAGCCAGGTCGGCGTCGCCGAGCGCCTCGTGCTGGTGGCCGCGGCGCTTGCGGGCAAGTGGCTGCTGTTCGCCCTCATGCTGCTCTGGCTCAACGAATCGGCCAGCATCCTCGCCGCCTTCTGGGCGGTGGCCTTGCCCGAGTTCCTGCTGACCCTGATGCTCAGTCCTTTCATCTTGCAGATCGCCGACGCCCTGGTGAAGAGGCCGACCTTGGCCGGAGAGACGCGCTAGCATGCTGGGGCTCGAGGTCCGGGAGGAACCGCCGTGACGCGCCGGCTCAGGGTGTTGCTCCTCGGCATCTTCGCGCTGATGTTGGGGCTGAGCGCCCGGCTTACCGTCTTGCAGATCCTCCACGCCGAGGAGTACCGCGCGCTCAGCACCGACAACGCCATCCAGCAGCAGCGCGTGGCGCCGCTGCGTGGCCGGATCCTGGCCCGCGACGGCACCGCCCTGGCGACGAGCCGGCTCGCCGTGGACCTGATGTACCGCGGCGGCGAGATCCACAACTGGCAGCGCATCAGCTTTCTGGCCGGGGCCGGCGAGGAGCCGCGGCCGCCCGACCCTACCAACCTGCGCGAGCGCTCGCTCGGCGTGGCCCTGGCCTCGAACCTGCCCGACGAGGTGGTCCCGGCCGTCGAGGAGCTGGTGGCGGGCCAGGACAGCCTCTATCTCTTCAGGCGCACCGAGCGGACCTATCCGACGAGTCTGGCGGCGCATCTCCTCGGCTACACCACCGAGGCCGACCCGCAGCGCTTCCCC
Above is a genomic segment from Deinococcota bacterium containing:
- the mreD gene encoding rod shape-determining protein MreD, with the translated sequence MRRLLFYLTLLLAQGVLAVLIAPLPAPDLFLLAVMTLMGRLRPWQLVLVAYGVGLVQDVMGHGVLGVHALGLAGAFLAATFVRAQISQVGVAERLVLVAAALAGKWLLFALMLLWLNESASILAAFWAVALPEFLLTLMLSPFILQIADALVKRPTLAGETR